AAAAACAAATTACTTGATTAAATAGCAGAAAGACAAAAAACAACAACTTAAAATATAAGTTGGCTTCTTAATTTTTAGCAAGCAAATATAGTTAAATAGGAGTGTGTGTAGAGTCTTAAAGGATAAGGTAAATTTTAGAACTCAAATAATTTGGTTTATTAAAAATGAATGTTAAATTTGTGCTAATGAAAATGATTACAAAAAATACTTGGTGGTGGTACACTCTTAATTAATTAAGCGTGAGTATCAATGTGTATTTTATTAAAATAAATATATAAAGGCTTATCTCACGATAAGCCTTTTTTTATAGCATATAACGTATGAAAAAATTACAATTTAAGACCGTTATTAAAGAACAAATGGCTGATACGGTAACTCCTGTATCACTTTATTTAAGATTTAGAGATCGTTTTGCAAACACTGTGTTGTTAGAGGGGTCAGACTATCATTCTAAAGAAGATAGTTATTCTTTTATGGGAATAGATCCTTTGGTTCATATCAAAGTTGAAAAAGATGCTTTAAATTTATCTTATAGAGATGAATTATTAACAAGTGCTCCATTACAAAGAAATTTTCATGAAATTTTTCAGCACTATAGCGATTTAATTCAGACAGATTGTGATCCAAAACACAAAGCTTATAATGGTTTGTATGGATATACTACTTTTGATGCGGTTCAGTATTTTGAAAACATAAAGTTAAATGCTAAGCAAGCAGAGTCTGCCATTCCTTTTTTACACTATAGTTTTTTTAGATATGTAATTGCAATCAACCATTTTAATGATGAAATGGTGGTTATAGAAAATGTGCCAGAAGGAGAGGAGTCTAATATTGATGAAATCATTTCAATCATTAACAATCCAACATATCAAACACAAAGTTTTTCTTATGATGCAGATAGCGAAACATCAAGCTGTACAGATGAAGAATTTAAAGAATATGTAAGAAAAGGAAAAGCACACTGTAAGCGTGGAGATGTTTTTCAAATTGTATTGTCTAGACAATTCCAACAAAAATATAAGGGTGATGATTTTAACTTGTACAGAGCTTTACGTTCTATCAACCCATCTCCTTATTTATTCTATTTTGATTATGGTAGTTTCCGTTTAATGGGGTCGTCACCAGAAGCACAAATTAAAGTGCAAAATGGAACAGCAACCATTAATCCAATTGCAGGAACGTTTAGAAGAACAGGAAATGTAAGAGAAGATCATATTTTAGGAGAAAAATTATCAAACGATAAAAAAGAAACTGCAGAACACGTAATGTTGGTTGATTTGGCTCGTAATGATTTAAGTAAACATGCC
Above is a genomic segment from Wenyingzhuangia fucanilytica containing:
- a CDS encoding anthranilate synthase component I family protein, with amino-acid sequence MKKLQFKTVIKEQMADTVTPVSLYLRFRDRFANTVLLEGSDYHSKEDSYSFMGIDPLVHIKVEKDALNLSYRDELLTSAPLQRNFHEIFQHYSDLIQTDCDPKHKAYNGLYGYTTFDAVQYFENIKLNAKQAESAIPFLHYSFFRYVIAINHFNDEMVVIENVPEGEESNIDEIISIINNPTYQTQSFSYDADSETSSCTDEEFKEYVRKGKAHCKRGDVFQIVLSRQFQQKYKGDDFNLYRALRSINPSPYLFYFDYGSFRLMGSSPEAQIKVQNGTATINPIAGTFRRTGNVREDHILGEKLSNDKKETAEHVMLVDLARNDLSKHADNVTVEVFKEVQYFSHVIHLVSTVEGQIKGNPLKIVGDTFPAGTLSGAPKYKAMQLIDTYESQSRGFYGGAVGVIGLSGDVNLAIAIRSFVSKNNTLYYQAGAGVVINSTEEGELQEVNNKLAALKKALVMAEKI